In Candidatus Paceibacterota bacterium, the sequence AGCCATCTGGTCTCCTTTGGTGGGTGATTTTTTGCTTTTTGGCATTAACATTCTTGTCTGGAAAAACTGAAGTATCCCAGCTAAAACAGCCAATACCAAGTTTGGTTCGGCAAGATTAATTAGCCCTAAAGATACTGGATTGATTTCTCCAGGAGAAGGAACAAAACTATAAAGAGATTTCATTGCTCCTGGGGCCAACCCCTCCCAAAAAACTCTGTAAAGAGCGAATAAAATCGGCAGCTGGAGCAAAAGAGGAAGGCATCCGCCAAGAGGATTAATCTTTTCTTTCTTATAAAAAGCCATCATTTCTTTGGCTTGCTGCTCTTTGTTATTCTTGTATTTTTGCTGGATTTCCTGGATTTGAGGCTGCAATTCGGCAAGCGCTTTCTGAGATCTGATTGATTTCAGCATTAAAGGATAAAGGATAATCCTGATAACAATCGTCAAAACAACAACAGCAACTCCGAAATCCTTTCCAGGCAAAAACTGATAAAGAA encodes:
- a CDS encoding membrane protein insertase YidC, yielding MEIFINAFNTLLYQPLFNALIFLYQFLPGKDFGVAVVVLTIVIRIILYPLMLKSIRSQKALAELQPQIQEIQQKYKNNKEQQAKEMMAFYKKEKINPLGGCLPLLLQLPILFALYRVFWEGLAPGAMKSLYSFVPSPGEINPVSLGLINLAEPNLVLAVLAGILQFFQTRMLMPKSKKSPTKGDQMAQFSNMMQKQMLYFFPLFTVFILWKLPAAIGVYWAITALFSIFQQYLIMKPQKQEKNA